The following are encoded together in the Trachemys scripta elegans isolate TJP31775 chromosome 7, CAS_Tse_1.0, whole genome shotgun sequence genome:
- the LOC117880388 gene encoding monocarboxylate transporter 2-like isoform X2 → MFFLVLASAGPISSILVNRFGSRPVVIFGGLLCGIGMISAAFCTSILQLYICVGVVSGFGLALNLQPSVIIIGKYFLKRRPIANGLAMAGSPVMLSTLAPLNQFLFDNFGWRGSFFILGAILLNCCVAGALFRPIGMAADPVRKPTIKQAEKTVKEQTNKSSVEMLSPKTVSSLSGTEDEEDKDCCEKFNKYLDFSLFKHRGFLIYLIGNVLMFLGFFAPIVFLAPYAKHLGIDEYSSAFLLSILAIVDMIARPTTGIIANSKWVRPKIQYFFSFSIAFNGACHLLCPLATGYTGLVIYSVFFGLAFGMVCAMLFETLMDLVGAARFTSAVGLVTIVECCTILLGPPIGGTLIDTFGDYKYMFIKCGAVMVLAGTFLFIMNYYNYRMLAKEEREKKATEETMKDNKHIRTETEDGNIWAKEKMQDGPEVEPLTDEKEGLKKEVNGKSEV, encoded by the exons GTCCTATTAGCAGTATTTTAGTGAATCGTTTTGGCAGCCGACCAGTGGTTATATTTGGAGGCCTGCTGTGTGGAATTGGGATGATTTCGGCGGCGTTCTGCACGAGCATTTTACAGCTTTACATCTGCGTTGGAGTCGTTTCAG GATTTGGCCTTGCTCTTAACCTTCAGCCTTCGGTGATAATCATCGGGAAATACTTTTTGAAAAGGAGACCAATCGCCAACGGCCTTGCCATGGCTGGCAGCCCCGTAATGCTTTCTACCCTTGCTCCTTTGAACCAGTTCCTTTTTGACAATTTTGGCTGGAGGGGCAGTTTCTTTATTCTTGGGGCAATTTTACTGAACTGCTGTGTGGCTGGTGCTCTCTTCAGGCCCATTGGAATGGCAGCTGACCCTGTTCGGAAACCAACCATCAAGCAAGCTGAAAAGACTGTAAAAGAGCAGACCAATAAAAGCTCAGTTGAAATGCTCTCTCCCAAAACTGTCAGTTCGTTGAGCGGAACCGAAGACGAGGAGGACAAAGACTGCTGTGAGAAGTTTAATAAGTACCttgatttttccctttttaagcACAGAGGTTTCCTGATTTACCTGATTGGAAACGTGCTCATGTTTCTGGGATTTTTTGCCCCTATTGTTTTTTTGGCCCCTTACGCAAAGCACCTTGGCATTGATGAATACTCATCAGCCTTCCTCCTTTCTATCCTTGCAATAGTTGATATGATCGCCAGACCCACCACTGGAATTATTGCCAACAGTAAATGGGTGAGGCCAAAGATCCAGTattttttcagcttttcaattgCTTTTAATGGTGCCTGCCATCTCCTGTGCCCCTTAGCCACAGGCTACACGGGTCTAGTCATATACTCCGTCTTTTTTGGCTTGGCCTTTGGTATGGTTTGTGCCATGCTCTTTGAAACCCTCATGGACCTCGTGGGAGCTGCGCGATTCACAAGTGCTGTTGGCCTTGTCACCATAGTGGAGTGTTGCACGATACTTCTTGGACCACCTATTGGAG GAACGCTTATAGATACTTTTGGAGATTACAAATACATGTTCATTAAATGTGGAGCTGTGATGGTCTTAGCAGGAACATTCCTGTTCATCATGAATTACTACAATTATCGTATGCTGGCgaaagaggagagggaaaaaaaagcgACAGAAGAGACAATGAAGGACAACAAACATATAAGGACAGAAACAGAGGACGGAAATATCTGGGCCAAAGAAAAGATGCAGGATGGTCCGGAGGTGGAACCTTTGACAGACGAAAAAGAGGGACTAAAAAAAGAAGTGAATGGCAAAAGTGAAGTCTAA